The following is a genomic window from Hymenobacter monticola.
GCCCTGCAGGCGGCGGTTGTCGGCCAGCTCCCGCACAATTTTCAGCACCAGCCACACCACAATCACCACCGCCAGCACCGCCGACACCAGCACCACGATGGGCGTGGCTTTTTCGAAAACGTCCTGCAGCTCGGTGCGCTGGGCCAGCAACGCCAGCTCGTTGCGCCGGATGCGGGCGTACAGCATGCGCACCTGCTTCAGGGTTTGCCGGTCGGTGTCGAGCAGCGTCTGCATGGCCGACCGGCTCATGGAAGTTTTGATTTCGGTGAGCGGGCGCAGGATGCGAAACTCCTGCTCCACCAGCGCCTGCAGCGAGTCGAGGCGCGCCCGCTGGGCGGGGTTGTCCACCGTGAGGGCCACCATGCGCTCCAGAGCTTTAGGCAACTGGTTGGAGGCCACGCTGTAGGGTGTCAGATACACGGTGTCGCCGGTGAGGAGGTAGCCGCGGGTGCCGGCCTGCGCGTCCTTGAGCACAGCCGTGATGGCTTCGGCCTCCTGCAGCACTTGGTAGGTATGTTGCACGCGCTCGGTCTGCACCTTCAGGCCCCGGATGCTCCAGAACGAGGCCGCTGCCGTGAGCAGCAGCACGCCCACGGCCAGGGCCAGCCCGATGATGATTTTAGGGTCAACTTTTGATTTCATTAACGGCGAAGGTAATGGCCCGCCCTACGCCCGCGCGGCCGTCAGGGTTGGCCCGCGCCCGCCGCCGGGTATCTTTGCGCCCATGCCCTTTGCCCCCTCTGACCGCCTCAGCAGCCCCCAGAATCCCCGCATCAAGCAGCTGCTCAAGCTGCAGCAGAAGTCGACCGAGCGGCGCGCCCTGGGCCTCACGCTAGTGGAAGGCCTGCGCGAGCTCAGCATCGCCGTCGATGCCGGCGTGCCTGTCGCCACCTTCTATACCTGCCCTGAGCTGGCCGGCGAAACCGGCTTAGCCGAATTGAAAAGCTTGTTTGCCGGCAAGAAAGACGCGCCCGAGTGGTTTGAGGTCAGCCGCCCAGTCTTCGAGAAAGTGGCCTATCGCGAAGGTTCCGACGGCCTGCTGGCCGTGCTGAAGACGCCCGCCCGCACCCTCTCCGACCTGCGCCTGCCCGCCAATCCGCTCGTCCTCGTGCTCGAAGCCGTGGAGAAGCCCGGCAACCTTGGCGCCATCCTGCGCACCGCCGACGCCGCCCCGGTCGACGCCGTCCTCATCGGCGACCCGCGCACCGACCTCTTCAACCCCAACACCATCCGCTCCAGCATCGGCTGTGTGTTTTCAGTGCCCGTGGTGGCCGCCCCCATGGCCGAAGTTCTGGGTTTCCTGCGCGAGAAAGGCATCCGCAGCTACGCCGCGGCCCTCACGCCCAAAGCGCATTCCTACCTCGAGTGCGACTTCCGCCAACCCACGGCCCTCGTCCTCGGCACCGAAGCCGACGGCCTGACGCCCGCCGCCCAGGCCGCCTGCGACGAAACCATCATCATCCCCATGATGGGCCGCATCGACTCGCTGAACGTGAGCGTGGCCGGCGCCGTGCTGGCGTTTGAGGCCGTGCGCCAGCGCCGATAGGGCCGGCGCACTAGCGACCCGGCCCGGCCAAGCCGCCGGTAATGGCTGCCAAATGCAGCGCCAGCAGCTGAGGGGTAACAAAAGCCGGCAGCCGCCGGGTGGCGCGGTAGGTGCGAATGGCCGCATAAAGCTGCCGCCGGTTCCACTTCGTGGCCTTGCCAAACCCAAAGGCCGACACGCCCAACAGGCTGAAAGCCACTGGCGCTACCCAGGGGTCGTAATAGTAGGAGCTGTAGTTCGGGGCTACGTTGTAGGTGCGCGGGTCGGGATTATAGTGCTTGCCCACGACACTCACCACCGGCACCGGCACACCGGCGTACTGCATGATTTTTTTGCCTGTTTTCCACTTGGCGTAAAACAAATGAATCACGGCCCGCGCGGTGTCGTTGAACCCGTAGGCATCGTCGAAGCCGCGCTCCGTCAGGCGGTACGCATCGGTCGAAGGGTTGGCTACCATGGCGGAAGCCGCGTCCTGTGCTTGTGCAGTGCCTGCGGCAGTCAGGCCAAGCGCGAGCGCAATTGAGAATAGAGGTTTGGGCATAGAAATCAGGCAGGTGGATAGCAAAGCAAGCGCAAGCTACGGCGTGATTTCCTTCGCTACCATCTGCTTGAAAAGAAACTGATTTCAAGCCCGGCGGCCTCAGTAAACAGTGAGGTTAAAGCCCAGTTCCTTCGCTAGTTGGCGCGCTTCCTCTGCCTGCGCGTCGGCCACTACACCCAGCGGGTAGGAGTCGCTGTCCAAGGAAAATAAAACGAGCGCCAAGCCCTTCGCTTCCAGGGCGTCCTGCAAGGCATCCAAGGCCTCCGCGTTGCGGTTGTGGCCGCCGGGCAGCGTGCTGGTCGGCAGCACATAGCCGCGCTGTTGCCGCGTCAGTATCTCATTAAGGCCTTCCGCCATTTCAGCGGCATCTTCCTTCCAGTCATTTTCCCAGGCCAGGTCCTCCAGCGACAGTGCATCAATTAGGGCGATGTCGCGCACTTCCTGCTCGGGCAATTTCATGGCCGCCGTGATGCCGCGCTCGTCCAATTCTTCCGCAAACTGCTCCTGGTAAGCTGCCGGGTCACGCAACGCCAGCGCCAGCCGCTCGCTCACGCGCTGGATAGCGTCTGCATCATTGAGGGTAAACAGCTGCACGAAACGGCTCAGATTCTCTTGATTCATAATAGTAGCTTTTGGGTGAATGAAAAAGGGCGCGACCAAAGTCGCGCCCTCTTCAAAATTATTCAGTTCAGAACAATTACTCGGCCGTTTTGGCGTAGCGCAGGCGCTCGTTCTCGTCGAGCAAAATCTTGCGCATGCGCACCGATTTCGGCGTTACTTCCAAGTACTCGTCCTTCTGGATGTATTCCATGGCTTCCTCCAGCGAGAACTGGCGCTTGGGCACAATCTTGGCGTTTTCGTCGGAGCCGGAAGCGCGCATGTTGGTCAGCTTCTTGCCTTTCTGAATGTTGATGGTCAGGTCGTTGGGGCGGGTGTGCTCGCCAATTACCTGGCCAGCGTACACTTCCTCGCCCGGGTCCACGAAGAACGAGCCGCGGTCCTGCATCTTGTCGATGGTGTAGGCGGTGCCGGGGCCGGTTTCCAGCGAAATCAGCGAACCCGCGATGCGGCCCGGAATCTGGCCCTTGTGCTCTTCGAAATCGATAAAGCGGTGATTCATAATGGCCTCGCCGCCGGTGGCAGTCAGCACGTTGTTGCGCAGGCCAATCAGGCCGCGCGAAGGAATGCGGAATTCCAGGTGCTGCAGGTCGCCCTTGGGCTCCATAATGGTCATTTCGCCTTTGCGCATGCTCACCAGCTCAATCACCTTGCCAGCGGTTTCCTCGGGCACGTCTACCACGAGCAATTCCATGGGCTCCAGGCGCTTGCCGTTGTCATCCTCCTTGAAAATAACCTGGGGCTGGCCCACCTGCAGTTCGTAACCCTCGCGACGCATGGTCTCGATGAGTACCGACAAGTGAAGAATGCCGCGGCCGAATACGAGGAAGGTGTCTTCCTTATCGGTCGTCTGCACGCGCAGGGCCAGGTTTTTCTCGGTTTCCTTGAACAGACGGTCACGCAAGTGACGCGAGGTCACAAACTTGCCTTCCTTGCCGAAGAACGGCGAGTTGTTGATGGTGAACAGCATGTTCATCGTCGGCTCGTCGATGCTGATGCGCTCCAGGGCCTCCGGGTTCTCGAAGTCGGCCAGCGTGTCACCAATGTCGAAGCCTTCAATGCCCGACACAGCGCAGATTTCGCCGCTGCTCACTTCCGAAACCTTGTTTTTGCCCAAGCCTTCGAACACGTGCAACTCGCGGATTTTCACCTTCTTGATGCTGCCGTCGGCCTTCATCAGGCTCATGTTAGCACCTTCTTTCAGGGTGCCGCGGTGCACGCGGCCGATGGCGATGCGGCCCACGAACGACGAGTAGTCGAGCGAGGTAATCTGCATCTGGGGCGTGCCTTCCAGGTTCGGTGCCGGCGGAATCGAGGCCAGCACCGCATCCAGCAGGGGCGTAATGTTGTCGGTCTTCACCTTCCAGTCGGTGCTCATCCAGCCTTGCTTGCTCGAGCCGTACAGCGTCACGAAGTCCAGCTGGTCTTCGGTGGCGCCGAGGTTGAACATGAGGTCGAACACCTGCTCGTGCACCTCGTCGGGGCGGCAGTTTTCCTTGTCTACCTTGTTTACCACCACGATGGGCTTCAGGCCCAGGTCGATGGCTTTGCCCAGCACGAAGCGGGTCTGCGGCATGGCGCCCTCAAAAGCATCCACGAGCAGCAGCACGCCGTCGGCCAGCTTCAACACACGCTCTACCTCACCGCCGAAGTCGGCGTGACCAGGGGTGTCGATGATGTTGATTTTAACGTCTTTGTAGCGTACCGATACGTTCTTCGAAACGATGGTAATGCCGCGCTCGCGCTCCAGGTCGTTGTTATCGAGGATGAGGTCGTCGAACTGCTGGTGGGCGTCGAAAATTTTAGATGCGTGGATAATCTTATCCACCAGGGTGGTCTTGCCGTGGTCAACGTGAGCGATGATGGCAATGTTCCGGATATTCTGGGCCATAAGGGTTGGTTTTGCGGGTGCAAAGGTACGGATAAATTAGCGCAAAGCCTTGTGGTACTCAACTATTAACACGCAGCCAGCCGCGGCGTGCTCCGACGGCGCTGCTTTGAAGCCAAGCACGTCGCCCTAAATGGCTTAGCCGGGGTGTAAGGTTCCCGCCAGGTTTTCGTCTACCCCGCCGACCAAACCACGGCCCCGCGTCGTATGTAGGCCACTCTTCACTCAAGCCCGCCCCCAATCCATGCGTTTTTCTCTGTTGTTCCTGTTTGTTTCGGTGCTCACCCTCAACGTTGCCTGCTCGCAGAAGCGCGACGTGGCCGTCAACACCGCGCCGCCTGCCCGCACCGTGGGCGGCAAAACCTATTTCCAGCCCAAGCCCGTGACCGGCAAGCCCGACGAATTCCCGGTGCGCCACACCGAGGCCGAATGGAAAAAGCTGCTCACGCCCGACCAATACTACATCCTGCGCGAAAAAGGCACCGAGCGCGCCTTTACCGGCAAATACCACGACAACCACGCCGCCGGCACCTATTACTGCGCCGCCGACCACAACCTGCTGTTCACCTCCGACACCAAGTTTGAGTCGGGCACCGGCTGGCCCAGCTTCTACGCCCCGGCCACCGATAACAGCGTGAAAGTGGCCTCCGACAACACCTTCGGCATGAGCCGCGACGAGATAGTGTGCGCCAAGTGCGGCGGCCACCTCGGTCACGTGTTCGACGACGGCCCCAAGCCCACCGGCCAGCGCTACTGCATGGATGGCAATGCCCTCGTATTTGAGAAGAAAAAATAGAGCTGACTGCATTATTCTGAGAAAATTAACAAATGATAGCCCCTGCGAAAACCATTCGCAGGGGCTATTTCGTTGATGCACATAAGTGCATGGCCATAACGACGGTGTGCTTGTGATATATATTCCTCGGAATAATTAAACTCTTCTTTCCAGCGCAATGAAAACCGTTTCGGACCCCATCGCATTTTTACAGCAAGAAATGGCGCCTGCCCGTCGCCTGCTGCTCAACAACGACCTTTACCACAGCGTGAAGAGCCTCGCCGACCTGCGCCGCTTCATGGAGCACCACGTGTATGCGGTGTGGGACTTCATGTCGCTGCTCAAGGCGTTGCAGAAGGAATTGACGTGTGTGGAAGTGCCCTGGGTGCCCACGGCCGGCTCCGCCATGCGGCGCCTCATCAACGAAATTGTGTTGGAAGAAGAATCGGACGTAGACCAGCAGGGCCAGGCCACCAGCCATTTTGAGCTGTTCGTGCGCGCCATGGAGGAGTGCGGGGCCAATACCGCGCCCATCCGGCGGCTGGTGGCAGCCGTGGCCGACGGCCGCTCCATTGAGCGGGCTTTGGAAATAGCCGACGCGCCCGCTTCGGCGCGCGAGTTTGTGCTCACCACCTTTGACATCATCAATACCGGCAAGCCGCACGTGGTGGCCGCCGCTTTCACGTTTGGCCGCGAAGACCTGATTCCGGACATGTTCCGGCAGTTGGTGAGCGACCTGGGCAGCCGTTTTCCCGGCCAGCTCGACACGTTCACGTACTACCTCAACCGCCACATCGAGCTTGACGAGGACGTGCACGCCCCCCTGGCCCAGCAAATGGTGCGCGAGCTGTGCGGCGATGCTCCCGAGCGCTGGCTGGAGGCCCAGCAAGTGGCCATCCGCTGCATGGAAGCCCGCATGGCCCTCTGGGACGGTGTGAAGCTCGGCCGGCCGCGCGCCGCACTGGCTTAAATTCAGCCAACCACAAGGGGCTGTGTCGCGTTTGAAGTGGGCAGCCTGTTCCGGCTGACTTTCCAGGCGCAGCCATGAAACACTTTCCAATGACGCCGAGCCGCTCGTGGCTGGCATTTTGCCTGGCGCTGGCGCTTTCGGCCTGCACCGCCACCGAGCAAACCGCCGAAACCGCCGTGCCCACGTCGGTGAATTCCGACGCTGACCGCCGCGCCATCTACAACAGCAACGGCACAGGCGCCGTTGGCGGCCGCGAGTTGCCCGATGCCACGCCCAACCGCGTGCGCCTGGGCGAGCAAGCCGCCGACATCAACCGGCAGAAGCGCATCGAAAACGTGAATACCAACGACCCCAACAACACCACGCCGGAAACGCGCATGCAGCGCCTCAACTACGACCCACCCGTCGACACCGCTATCCGCCGGCCGTAGTGCCCGCCCTCATCAAAAAAAGCCCGCCCCGATTGCCGGAGCGGGCTTTTTCAACAAAAGCGTCTTCTTACAGGAGATAGGTTATGCGCTGACCTCGCCGGTGCTGGGGCTGTCGGCAGAGTTGAGCAGGCCGGTGGCTTCGGGCTCGGGTGCGGCCTGGGTGCGGGGCTTGGGGCCGCGCTTGGCGCCGGTAGCGGGCGTGCCCGGCTTGGGGCCGCGGCGGGCAGGAGCCGCGGCGGCGGCGGGCTTACGGCCGCGGGACGCGGCGGGAGCTGCCGGCTCTGCGGCATCATCAGAGGCAGAATCATCGCCCTCGGT
Proteins encoded in this region:
- a CDS encoding TrmH family RNA methyltransferase produces the protein MPFAPSDRLSSPQNPRIKQLLKLQQKSTERRALGLTLVEGLRELSIAVDAGVPVATFYTCPELAGETGLAELKSLFAGKKDAPEWFEVSRPVFEKVAYREGSDGLLAVLKTPARTLSDLRLPANPLVLVLEAVEKPGNLGAILRTADAAPVDAVLIGDPRTDLFNPNTIRSSIGCVFSVPVVAAPMAEVLGFLREKGIRSYAAALTPKAHSYLECDFRQPTALVLGTEADGLTPAAQAACDETIIIPMMGRIDSLNVSVAGAVLAFEAVRQRR
- a CDS encoding DUF6630 family protein, with protein sequence MNQENLSRFVQLFTLNDADAIQRVSERLALALRDPAAYQEQFAEELDERGITAAMKLPEQEVRDIALIDALSLEDLAWENDWKEDAAEMAEGLNEILTRQQRGYVLPTSTLPGGHNRNAEALDALQDALEAKGLALVLFSLDSDSYPLGVVADAQAEEARQLAKELGFNLTVY
- the typA gene encoding translational GTPase TypA, producing MAQNIRNIAIIAHVDHGKTTLVDKIIHASKIFDAHQQFDDLILDNNDLERERGITIVSKNVSVRYKDVKINIIDTPGHADFGGEVERVLKLADGVLLLVDAFEGAMPQTRFVLGKAIDLGLKPIVVVNKVDKENCRPDEVHEQVFDLMFNLGATEDQLDFVTLYGSSKQGWMSTDWKVKTDNITPLLDAVLASIPPAPNLEGTPQMQITSLDYSSFVGRIAIGRVHRGTLKEGANMSLMKADGSIKKVKIRELHVFEGLGKNKVSEVSSGEICAVSGIEGFDIGDTLADFENPEALERISIDEPTMNMLFTINNSPFFGKEGKFVTSRHLRDRLFKETEKNLALRVQTTDKEDTFLVFGRGILHLSVLIETMRREGYELQVGQPQVIFKEDDNGKRLEPMELLVVDVPEETAGKVIELVSMRKGEMTIMEPKGDLQHLEFRIPSRGLIGLRNNVLTATGGEAIMNHRFIDFEEHKGQIPGRIAGSLISLETGPGTAYTIDKMQDRGSFFVDPGEEVYAGQVIGEHTRPNDLTINIQKGKKLTNMRASGSDENAKIVPKRQFSLEEAMEYIQKDEYLEVTPKSVRMRKILLDENERLRYAKTAE
- the msrB gene encoding peptide-methionine (R)-S-oxide reductase MsrB; this encodes MRFSLLFLFVSVLTLNVACSQKRDVAVNTAPPARTVGGKTYFQPKPVTGKPDEFPVRHTEAEWKKLLTPDQYYILREKGTERAFTGKYHDNHAAGTYYCAADHNLLFTSDTKFESGTGWPSFYAPATDNSVKVASDNTFGMSRDEIVCAKCGGHLGHVFDDGPKPTGQRYCMDGNALVFEKKK
- a CDS encoding DUF3050 domain-containing protein codes for the protein MKTVSDPIAFLQQEMAPARRLLLNNDLYHSVKSLADLRRFMEHHVYAVWDFMSLLKALQKELTCVEVPWVPTAGSAMRRLINEIVLEEESDVDQQGQATSHFELFVRAMEECGANTAPIRRLVAAVADGRSIERALEIADAPASAREFVLTTFDIINTGKPHVVAAAFTFGREDLIPDMFRQLVSDLGSRFPGQLDTFTYYLNRHIELDEDVHAPLAQQMVRELCGDAPERWLEAQQVAIRCMEARMALWDGVKLGRPRAALA